The genome window ctccacactccagtccagttGGTGGCGGTAATACAGCATAAGTTGGCTTGTCAACCGAAAATAAACgatacaagaagaagaagaagaacaacaaaCTGAGGGTTGTGGCCATAGACATatgttgtggctagaagggatacatctacgaccggaaactaacaatgaattgaattgttctacctattagattgtgttttttttaacgtctacacctaccccaaccctaaacttagcccttactataataaaaaaaaacagtattattgttgtacagtgtgataaaaataacgctagattgatgtgcgcatgcccagtagcgaatcaTGTCTCCCTTCTAGTCTTTACCCAAACTGAGCTGAACTCTTCAGTCCTTTGATCTAATTCTGCTGTTCTGTTTGGTAAGtgctggttttaattcagttaaaTAATGGTTCTCATGATTGAGATGTGAGAATTATAATGTCTAGCAGTTGTTTATCTGTAACTGAAGTGGACTCAGAGCTGGAGACTGCAGACATTCATTGAGGGAACATTAGTTCGGGTGTTAAGATGGCATTTGGCGGCATTTAACGATTTATTTTCATTGCAATATGCATAGCCTAAGCTCTTTAGTAACAGTAGTAGGCTATTTCTAATGCTATAATTATTGCTGTTATCTATGAAAGAGTGGCAGAAAAGTAATAGTATGTGTTTTTTCTTCTAATACCCAATTacagttaaaaagtacataaacaaTGGCAGCAAGAATGCAAGCTGTTATTAAAAGGCATAGAAGGACATTTTTGATGtgtgaataaataatatttagttGTTTCAGTTTGTTATCTGCCCAATATTTTTAGattaaaaccatttttaacaGATTCCTAAAATAtttgtgttttctatttattaCGACAGACTGTCTAATAAATTGTTAAACACTGTATGTTTTCATAGTATTCATTTGGCACGTTTGTTGGAAGGACATTGggcagaatgtggaatagtgtgatttttgtcaataaaataatataattggattttttttaaagccgattaataaaaaaaatcgaaataattGTACAATGAATGGAACATATTTTCTTATTCTTGGCATTTTTGTTTATCATAATGCTTCAAGATAATTCCATTTAAACCAATGTGATAAACAGAGTaaatcaaaagtaatctaaaagtaatctgattatatttcctaaaatgtgtaatgtaacggATTATGTTactgactacaatttttgtcatgtaatctgGAATCTATAATGGATTACAATTCACAGATCTGAACAGAtaatattaaaggtgccatagaatgcattgagagaatattttaaattgttctctgatatctacatagaaggtaggtatatggcataggaaagggcaaaaaatctccagaaacggtccATTTACAAcactaggatttgtccctagaatgaaatgctctgttattggcttatttggaagtttcatgaatattaatgagctctgctctgattggctgtctcacagactCGTCTCAATAGCTAACACAtggatacaaatatatatataattaggagctctcgccgcttttaatatgcggtttgttgaatctgccgttttgatgattgggcgatgcaaatgttggaggcgtaactattaacgatctcggggaagttgcgtaacagtctgttgtgttggaattgacctatttttcggtggtcttttgcaaatactagatttatataagaaggaggaaacgatggtgtttgagactcatggtgtgtcatgtccatgtactgacctgttattatttaactatgccaaggtaaattcaatttttcattctatggcacctttaaataaatactttaccAGGTTAAATGTTGATTGTAAAGAACTCGAACCCTTAAAACCTACTTATTATGAACATTGGGACACTGGGACTTTCTTACTGGATCATTGACTCGTGTTTATTTGTTCAAAGCTGTGGATTCATTCAGTAAACAATAATGTTGACTAATTATTTCAGTCCTAGTTCATGGAGTATTGTGTATTTCCTTTATTTTTCAGATATGGCCATCAATACCACGCAACAATGAGCTGTGAcgtaaagatggagtttattagaGAGACGGATGATGGTTGCACATgccatcagtgtgaaaagacctTCATAAGTCAAAGAAACCTCAAAGaacacatgaggattcacaccggagagaaactgTTCacatgtcctcagtgtggaaagagttttgcacGTAAAGAATGCTTTATGATTCACATcaggattcacaccggagagaagccgtttGCGTGTCaggagtgtgaaaagactttcaCAAGTCGAGGAAGTCTTAACCTTCACTTAAGGGTTCACAGTAATAAGAAGCCGTTCAAGTGCTCTGaatgtgaaaagagtttcagaCGTAAAGAACACTTCAGTaatcacatgagaactcacaccgGAGAAGAgccgttcacatgtgatcagtgcggaaagagtttcaaatGGTCAAACAGTCTCCGAATTCATAAACTCTTTCACTCCGGAGAAAAGCCGTTTCAGTGTGATCAGTGCGATAAGAGGTTTGTTCTGGAGTCAGACCTAAAGGcccacatgaaaactcacactAAAGAGAAGCTTTACTTGTGTTCtgtttgtggaaagagtttttcatggCGGATCCGTTTTAAAGACCACCTGAAAATCCACTCTGTTGTGAAAGAGCATGTGTGCACAGATTGTGGTAAAGCCTTTACTACAGCCGCTCAGCTGAAAGTGCACCGCAGGATTCATACTGGAGAAAAACCCTACAAGTGTTCACATTGTGAGAAGAGTTTCAAACAGTCCGGAGCACTTAAAGACCAtgagaaaattcacactggagagaagccgttctcatgtcctcactgtgaaaagaGTTTTTTGACTAAAAGACACTTTGATAGTCACAtacgaattcacactggagaaaatccATTCAAATGTACTCATTGTGAAAAGTATTTTTTAACTAAGGGCAACCTTGagagtcacatgagaattcacaccggagaaaaGCCATTTAAGTGTgatcagtgcggaaagagttACAAATGGTCAAACAGTCTCCGAATTCATAAACTCTTTCACTCCGGAGAAAAGCCGTTTCAGTGTGATCAGTGCGATAAGAGGTTTGTTCTGGAGTCAGACCTAAAGGcccacatgaaaactcacactAAAGAGAAGCTTTACTTGTGTTCtgtttgtggaaagagtttttcatggCGGATCCGTTTTAAAGACCATCTGAAAATCCACTCTGGTGTGAAAGAGTATTTGTGCACCGATTGTGGTAAAGCCTTTACTACATCTGCTCAGCTGAAAGTGCATCAGAAGATTCATACTGGAGAAAAAACGTACAAGTGTTCACATTGTGACAAGAGTTTCAAACAGTCCGGAGCACTTAAAGACCAtgagagaattcacactggagagaaaccgttccaGTGCCTTCAGTGCGGCAGGAGATTCACCCATTCCAAAACCGCAGTGATGCACAGAAACAAGCATTGCCCAAAATTAAAGTCAGTGCAACTGGAGAAGCAAGACCTTACGAACTCAACCATTAATGAGTGCTGAATTATTGCCCTTGTTTTACTCTATCCTGTTATTTGGAATTCAAAATGTGACATGTTCAAACACACCTAAATGAGCCTGCTGTCTTTACATAATATAAACGATCTGTAGTAAAGTTACAAATCTTGCTGATACACTTGTATTACTGTAATTATGTTTGTTGGAATTCACTGCTGCTgctgaaaagaaagaaaatgagatCCGGTTTTGAAGTTCCCTAAAGGGAACTTTcttcagaattgtttttttttttttttttctgtcagtgAGTGAATTTACTAGTGTACTTACAAAATTAATACAGTAACAACACAGGGCACCTTGCAGTAATTATCAAAGGTAAAATAAATAGAAGTAACAACACAGAGAAATAATGATTTTGGCAAAAGTAAAAAGTGAAAATGCTAAAATTATTCCTTAGCAAGTTCTGTGGCATCAAACCAATGAGCTCTTTGGTTCTTGTATCCATACTTAGTCTTTAGACTGATTTACTGTAGAATCCCTGTtggaaaaaaactgcatatgctggttaggtaggttttgatactggttttagctagtttaaGATGATCCTAAACTGGTGCCTCCTGCTTAGGACCAGCGTATGACCAGcttaggaccatcttaaacaatcctaggaccatcttaaaccatcttaggaccatcttaaaccactTTCTGACTTTCTTAAACCATCTTAGGACCAGCTTAAAACATCTTAAACCATTttaagaccagcataaaccattttaggcccattttaggaccagctgaaaccattttaggaccatcttaaaccatctaaggaccatcttaaaccatcttaggaccagcttaaaccattttaggacccaCATAAACCATTTTAGGCCCATCTTAGGACCAGCTGAAACCATTTTAGGAACAtcttaaaccattttaggaccactTTAGACCatctaaggaccatcttaaaccatttTGGGACCAacctaaaccattttaggacccaCATAAACCATTTTAGGCCCACCTTAGGACCAGCTGAAACCATTTTAGGAACATCTTAAACCGTCTAAGGACCattttaaaccattttaggactATCTTAAACATTTTAGGACCCACATAAACCATTTTAGGCCCACCTTAGGACCAGCTGAAACCATTTTAGGAACATCTTAAACCatctaaggaccatcttaaaccattttaggaccatcttaaaccatttTAGGCCCATTTTAGGACTATATTAAACCATcttaggaccatcttaaaccatttTAGGCCCAACTTAGGACCAGCTaaaaaccattttaggaccagcttaaacaatTTTAGGCCCATcttaggaccatcttaaaccatcttaggaccatcttaaaccatcttaggaccatcttaaaccattttaggactatcttaaaccatcttaggaccagcttaaaccatttTGGGCCCATCTTAGGACTATCTTAAACCATcttaggaccagtttaaaccatcTAAAGACCATCTTTAACCATTTTAGGCCCAActtaggaccatcttaaaccatttTAGTACCATCTTAAACCATTTTAGGCCCACTTTAGGACTATCTTAAACCAtcttaggaccagcttaaacaatCGTAGGACTATCCTAGGACCATCTTAGGTCCAgcttaaaccattttaggaccagcctaaaccattttaggaccatcataaaccattttaggaccatcataaaccagctcaggaccagcataaaccattttaggaccatcataaaccagctcaggaccagcctaaaccattttaggaccatcataaaccattttaggaccatcataaaccagctcaggaccagcataaaccattttaggaccatcataaaccagctcaggaccagcataaaccattttaggaccagtttaaaccagctaaactGATCATACCAGCTTTAAAACCAGCACATgcagttttttcaacagggatgttCTATTCACAGACATGAAATAATCATCCATTCATTTCCTTCCACTCCTTTGTGAGCTAAAACACATTAGAAGTTATTATTATTCCTTCCTTATTCTAAGTCTGTAGAATAATAAAATGTCTTGCCACAATAAAGATTTATCATTCAGTCAGTTTTAGTTTGGCAGAACGGAATCTGAGCAGATCAACATGTTTAAGGGATGAATCTCTTCTACCCAAAACGAACTGCAATCATTTCTGTTTAGAATTTTAACAAACTTCACTGAAACATGCGACTTGTATACAGCCTGTTTTTggggaaataaaaaaaacaaaacaataaatgcataataatttAACTAAACATTTTTAGTTAAGTGTATTTTGAGGTTCGAACGCGTCATCTGCGCATGTGCACTAATGTCCACTAGGTAGCGTCGGAAGAAAGCAACAACAACATCGTATATTTCAATATATTCTTGAGATTTTCTTCTGTGTGATCATGTTATGTTCACAATTGTTTTGTTTAGTAACACTTTCCACTCCacactaaaaccagcctaggctagtctcagctggtttaagttggaagtagctggtttcagCTGGTGGTTTCTCAGCCTGGCCTTGGCttagtggccaaaacccctctaaaaccaccctgcggaccagctatgaccagctaaaaccagccaaccagcctaggctggttttagctgctttTTTTCACCAGGTAGTTGATTAAGAAATTGAAGGATCTAAATATAACCAATTTCAGTTTAGCAAATCTGTTAAGTTGTGTTTCAGAACAGTCAAGAGTGCAGAGAGAAATACTCTATTGTCTCAAAAATGTTTAGTTCCCCGTCGATGctccacactccagtccagttGGTGGCGGTAATACAGCATCAGTTGGCTTGTTAACCGCCAATAAACCACACACGAAGAAGAAGAACAATAACAAACAGAGCTGAAGTCTTCAGTCGTCTGAGCTAATTGTGTGTTTGGTAAGcgctggttttaattcagtttaataATTGTTCTCATGATTGAGATGTGAGAATTATAATGTCTAGCAGTTGTTTATCTGTAACTGAAGTGGACTCAGAGCTGGAGACTGCAGAGATTGAGGAAACAGTTCGGGTGTTAAGAGGGCATTTGGCGGCATTTAacgatttattattattatttaccgaGCTGAATCAGTCACAGGATctaacacctttttttttttttttgagcaattAATTCTGAATGTTGTAAACTACACCTACAAACATTCCCTATATTACCTTCCCTTACTATCTATGCTGATTAGATGGCTATAAAACCTAAGATTAAGCTGATTTACCAGGAAATCCGTTTCTCTGgcttatttattaaaatagatgtataaaatcaaatataatttatgtttGTATTCGTCTTTATTAtctgtattatttttaatgtaaagaTTTAAACTGTTCACTATATACAGTGcttaacaaatatattaaaacaaatgaTGCAAGGTTTGTTCCACTTCTGCTCCAAACTAACAATATTGCTGATTACCAAAGTCATTGTTTAGCTTTCTGTATTGTTAGTCCTCCAATATGTGTAAGCTCTTTAGTAATCTATTCTATTTCTAACACTATCtatgaaagaaagacagaaaaaaattgtcaagcgctgtgtgtgttttttcttcAGATACCCAATTTCAGTAAAAAAACTACATAAACAACGGCAGCAAGAATGCAGATCTTATGAAAGGCATAGGAGGCTATTTTTTTTATtcgtaaataaataatatttagttGTTTCATTTTGTTATTTGACCAGTATTTTTAGATTTAAACCATTTTTGACAGATTCctaaaatatttgtgtttttattaaattcgtgacgtattgtcaagtattgtgacccatactcaaaattaatgtggaatagtgtgatttttgtcaatattattattttttttaatcaagccgattattaaaaataatcatacagtgaatgaaacatattttcttactctttgcaTTTTTGTTTATCATTGTGGTACAAGataatcctatttaaatcaatgtgataaacggagtaaatcaaaagtaatctaaaagtgaTTATATTTCCTAAAAATGAAACAGATTACATTACTGACTATTTTTGTATTGTAAtctggaatcagtaacggattacaatttatTAGTAATAGACCCAGCTCTAAACACAGATAACATTAGAATAAATAATTTACCAGgttcaacatttatttaaatcccTTTTATCTAAACCTTCTACTGAACCATCGATTGTGCGTATCAGCCATGTTTGTAGTTCATGTTCATAGTTTTGAACCGAAACCTTCACCAAAGCGCAATGAATTGTGGGCAATATTATAATACACACTTTAAAAAGCTGCCTAAAATAGTAGACCAAATGGGGACTTTTGGCGTAGTGTGCTTTGGGACACTGGGACTGTCTTACTGGATCATTGACTCGTCTTGATTTGTTCAAAGCCGTGGATTCATTGAGTAAACAATAATGTTGACTGATTATTTCAGTCCTTTATGTTTCAGATACGGCCGTCCATACCGCACAACAATGAGCTGTGATGAAAAGATGGAGCTTATTAAAGAGAATAATGATGATCGCACGTgccatcagtgtgaaaagacctTCATAAGTAAAAGAAACCTTAAAGAGCACATGAGTATTCACAGCGGAGAGAAACCGTTCCCATGCCCTGAGTGTGGAAAGACCTTCACACGGAAAAGAAACCTCAAAACTCACATGAGAATGCacaccggagaaaaactgttttcatgccatcagtgtggaaagagattctcAAGTCAAAGAAACCTCAAAGaacacatgaggattcacaccggagagaaactgTTCacatgtcctcagtgtggaaagagtttcgctcgtaAAGAATGCTTTATGATTCACATcaggattcacaccggagagaagccgtttGCGTGTCAGGAGTGTGAGAAGACTTTCACAAGTCGAGGAACCCTTAACCTTCACTTAAAAGTTCATAGTAATAAGAAGCCGTTCAAGTGCTCTGAATGTGAAAAGACTTTCAAACGTAAAGACCACTTCAGTaatcacatgagaactcacaccgGAGAAAAGCCGTTCAAGTGTGATCAGTGCGGAAAGTGTTTCAAATGGTCAAATAGTCTCCGAATTCATAAACTCTTTCACTCCGGAGAAAAGCCGTTTCAGTGTGATCAGTGCGATAAGAGGTTTGTTCTGGAGTCAGACCTAAAGgcccacatgagaactcacactaaAGAGAAGCTTTACTTGTGTTCtgtttgtggaaagagtttttcacagCTGCAGTGTTTTAGAAAACATCTGAAAATCCACTCTGGTGTGAAAGAGCATTTGTGCACAGATTGTGGTAAAGCCTTTATGACATCCAGTCAGCTGAAAGTGCACCGCAGGATCCATACTAAAGAAGCTAAACATGATCAAAACTGTGGAGACGATGGTGGACTTCAGGAGAAACCCCTCTGCACTTCTTctactcaccatcatgaacactgTGGCTGCAGTGGAGATATTCAACTTCCTTGGAACCACCGTCTCTCAGGACCTGAGGTGGAAGTTTCACATTGACTCCGTTGTGAAAAAGGCCAAGCAGatgtgcattaaaaacacatgcctgattcaagaagaggctcttaaaatggccaaagaatattatttcaccaacttatttttttttaggttaaattgtggtttgttggttggctataatgtctactagaatattaaatattttaaaattgttttgtaattgatgtttttctttaaaaaacaagacaaaactgtaaaaatcaaatattggctatttaatctATGCAATGCTGAAAAATTGGCAAAATGCATGagggaaaaaacacaaaaaaaaactctattaactgtctggtttgggtcaggaccaggggcggactggcctgGGAGCCAATTTGTCTCTCTGCCCTACAATTTCTTTTAATGTTGTTAATATCGCCATTCAATAATGAAACCTGAATTATAATAAATTGGTAAATCGGTTTATAAATAAGTCTTGCCTGGCAATGCGAGAGGCGAAACTGTTCTGTTCAGGACTTCAATTGCAGGTCAGTTACATCTGTAAATTGGCTATtgtactttttgtctttgtttacttagttaagcattaaactaCTGTCAAATGTTAGCAGTAGCAGTCAATTACTACAAAATTAACAAAAGGGCATAATTACTGCAATTGTAAAGAGAAATGTTGAcagttttaaaacaggtttagagGGACCTATAAGGCAGACAACAGTGcaacccttatgaaaattaaccatgtttttactaaaaataaaaccaaaaagtgGTTtctatagttaaaaaaaaaggatAACCACAAATGAACAATGGTTTTGCTGCACTATACAGTTAGTTgaatttgtagtaaaactctggttatacaaacGGTATCATTCTGCCaataaaacatggttactatactTTTACCAAATGCCTAATAATACCCTagttaattttccttagggcaAAATCTATGATAATGCAAAAATTATctataaagatatattcaagatgtagctattattgtactAATTTAGACATGTaggcaaaataaaacaataacacatggtcctaatgtaatacaCTTTTCTAAAATTAAATGTTGGCCTATATTAAGTGCAAGCAAATTAGAATGAAGTGGTTGTTTTGGTACAAGGTGGAGATGTGGTGTTGAAAAAGTGACAGGTACAAGAATATTAGTGAAAAATCAAACACACATGGAAGACGGAGATGTCAGGGAAAAGGAAGAGGCTGAAAATGAAATCGGAAGTTCAAGAGAAaacctttaattattttgcacAGCCCCAGTCTGGGGAttgaaactcttttttttttttttttaagtgatgatGATATTGTTGTCTGCGGTATCAAAATGTGTTGTAGTTGTATGGGATGGCCTGGATTTAAATGCTTTCTGTTCTCATGTCAGATATGTTTGCATGTATgcagaaaacacaacaaaaaagtGGGTGGAGGGTTTGTATTGTTTAACACACTGAAGAAAGCCTGTGAGCTGAAATGTTCGTGAAAAAAAtggattaattaaattaaattaaattaaattaaaagactGTTTCATGTGAGTCCAAATCATAGTTTTAAAGTGGTTTTAATGGATGAAACATGAAACTATGGGAATAAAGAAAGAGTAAAACAGATTCTAATAGTATGCAATGCTTCTGAAAGAGAAGGAAAATCAACTAAGTCCAAAATTAGGATGTGATGAGGTATGATAAAGTATCACTTAAAACAGTGTTAGGGAATAGACAAATGGATTCAAGAATTGAGGAATTgttcaattataaaaaaaaaaaaaaaaaaaaaaaaaaaaaaaaacagggaatatggaaataatttaattttgtataattacaatttttttttttttttttttttgcctagtTAATCAATGTTCACTCCACTCCAGAtcagtaggtggcggtaatgcacctCTTTCCGCCAAAAAAAACACTAGAAGAAGAagatcaacaacaacaacaaacagcgAACTCTTCAGTCCTCTAATGTTGTTCTGTTGTGTTTGGTAAGTGCTGCTTTTAGTTTCGTTTAATCGTTGTTCTCATGATTGAGATGTGGGTAATTGTAATTTCTAGCAGTTGTCTGTCTGTAATAGAAGTGGATTTAGTGCTGGAAACTGCAGAGATTGATTGAGGGAACATTAGTTCATTTGGTGGCATTTAAAGATTTGTTTTCATTGCAAGATTTCTTCAGTCACTCACGGAGTTTAGCGGATTCACGGTATTTACAACTACagtacgtctattggacgtttcctgtcagatgtcaaatagacgtctattaaatgtttttaagatgtttatgatttataagcagtgttgggggtaacgcattacaagtaacgcaagttacataataacgcattactttttaattgactaGAAAAtctctgagttactttttcaaataagtaacgccagttacttttccctcatttattgattaaaagctctcctgtccccatgttgagagaaattgtgagtaagatgttactttagttctagaataaatgagaacatgcattaattcatctcactcactaaaaaaacagatacagtgttcttcaaaatgaataaaaacactgaaattcaacgcaaacctgcaataattaaatgttaaataatacaaatatcctttatgtatttaatcccattttattaaccaatgtctttgctgccactCTTCGATGATTCAATTCATTCAttgtaataagcaaaaattactcaaaataatctaacatttatttccctttttttattgctgaagagttgacatttgttcttctgcggtctactgtacagacctcaatttacttttctctaagcctgaggcttttgctgtaaaaAGGCTTTTGTGGTTAAAACAAATATTACCACATTGATGGCTCAAGAAGGTGTAACTGTtcaagtaacatttaaaaatataaaaaaattgcaaCCCTAAAGTGTTTTTCAAGTTTAATATCTCTGTAAAGGCCATAGAATGACCCACCTAACAAATTATTTGTAATTGTTGACAGTTtttattagagatgcaccgatcgatcggcatccgatcgcaatcgaccgataggggcgctatcggttttgatcggagttctcaaaatagatcagagcaggccgatcagatgacgtttacaacaacaaacagccgccagagcacgcattcccacttctcagactagggtctcctaatgggcgtggctgtctctacaacgcattaacactgaagatgacgtcgccggtgaggggatttcctcccctctggtctatgaatccctgcctctgctgaattatttttatccacggtggggataaaacgtcccgcgaagccgctcctacgtcccgatctaaatcaaattatttgcaatacgcgctttgaagttgaacgtactgaatcaaatgattcgcgatccgattggagcgcttcaaaacagtgaatctttttgcgacgcagtggtttactgattctgagtttccaaaaagctccgttgatactttgctcaccttctctataaaatgtattcgttgtttgaaattaaaccattgctattaatacaatgtttttattaaattgtgatcacataatacagcttctgtcatattcatgacctgacactcattatctggttcttgcctaaaaagacgggtataatgcgcgttgttaacagattacagtaacagtttggtcaacctctccctatggagagagaaaaaaaagtttctaaaagcatccccccttctgtttttttttttcacaaattgcaccctgtatatgtatatgtatgtgtatatgcatatgtatggcatatttattttatttttccacaaaaagcttgttgctaaactctaaattgtgattttaagaaagagcctcctgagagttaaatgtttattatggtgcacatgtgtgttttgcacaatcatttttttattttaagatttaactcttttattagatttaactttttccacagaaaaactaaggttcatagtttacaaattgtgtcagctctaaaagagtgaaatgttgtgttgtacataattactgccaaaagacagtttaagatagtaagcaacacttactctatgtaagctgagtccaagttgtctgagagtcttgagagtgttcaatattgaaatttgcctcagcctgcaataaaactggtaaattcatgatactttctcatttcctactttttatactaataatacaatgtcaatgtttgtacatgagacaacaatattgaagaatttatggatttgacgctgtgatcggtaatatcgggatcggcagatactgcttttggtgatcggtgatcggtgatcggcccccaaaatccagatcggtgcatctctagttttTATCCTAATGCTGTAAACGACCAATACAA of Garra rufa chromosome 10, GarRuf1.0, whole genome shotgun sequence contains these proteins:
- the LOC141344624 gene encoding uncharacterized protein, which codes for MSCDVKMEFIRETDDGCTCHQCEKTFISQRNLKEHMRIHTGEKLFTCPQCGKSFARKECFMIHIRIHTGEKPFACQECEKTFTSRGSLNLHLRVHSNKKPFKCSECEKSFRRKEHFSNHMRTHTGEEPFTCDQCGKSFKWSNSLRIHKLFHSGEKPFQCDQCDKRFVLESDLKAHMKTHTKEKLYLCSVCGKSFSWRIRFKDHLKIHSVVKEHVCTDCGKAFTTAAQLKVHRRIHTGEKPYKCSHCEKSFKQSGALKDHEKIHTGEKPFSCPHCEKSFLTKRHFDSHIRIHTGENPFKCTHCEKYFLTKGNLESHMRIHTGEKPFKCDQCGKSYKWSNSLRIHKLFHSGEKPFQCDQCDKRFVLESDLKAHMKTHTKEKLYLCSVCGKSFSWRIRFKDHLKIHSGVKEYLCTDCGKAFTTSAQLKVHQKIHTGEKTYKCSHCDKSFKQSGALKDHERIHTGEKPFQCLQCGRRFTHSKTAVMHRNKHCPKLKSVQLEKQDLTNSTINEYGRPYRTTMSCDEKMELIKENNDDRTCHQCEKTFISKRNLKEHMSIHSGEKPFPCPECGKTFTRKRNLKTHMRMHTGEKLFSCHQCGKRFSSQRNLKEHMRIHTGEKLFTCPQCGKSFARKECFMIHIRIHTGEKPFACQECEKTFTSRGTLNLHLKVHSNKKPFKCSECEKTFKRKDHFSNHMRTHTGEKPFKCDQCGKCFKWSNSLRIHKLFHSGEKPFQCDQCDKRFVLESDLKAHMRTHTKEKLYLCSVCGKSFSQLQCFRKHLKIHSGVKEHLCTDCGKAFMTSSQLKVHRRIHTKEAKHDQNCGDDGGLQEKPLCTSSTHHHEHCGCSGDIQLPWNHRLSGPEVEVSH